A section of the Kribbella sp. HUAS MG21 genome encodes:
- a CDS encoding ATP-binding protein, with protein sequence MRPHLTARSRLTLLYTGMVLAAGIVLTTLTYLLMRRALGRRLAVVFIDTNGPGPGGLPPLPRVGDEVRQATLSEFLTQAAIALTVVVLLAAVLGWLVAGRVLRPIRTISSTARRLSVENLSERVPVTAPTDELTTLAGTINGMLDRIQQGISERDRVLQSQQLFTANAAHELRTPLTTMRTAIDVTLDGRPDTDELLAMTRDIKTAVEHSQRTLDGLLALARSQAGAGPKHSVDLGDIVTTILDHTAAEVHAKELVVRTDLLPAVVAGVPVLLERMVGNLIDNAIAYNHVGGRIDVTTGCEDGHAVLRIANTGPVIAPDTAHRLLEPFVRGDGARLHTEGGAGLGLSIVHNIATAHGATLTVEAAPTGGLRIAAFFPLGRVPGGEATVR encoded by the coding sequence GTGCGCCCGCACCTGACCGCGCGCAGCCGGCTGACCCTGCTGTACACCGGCATGGTCCTTGCCGCGGGCATCGTTCTCACCACGCTGACGTACCTGTTGATGCGCCGCGCGCTCGGACGGCGGCTCGCGGTCGTGTTCATCGATACCAACGGCCCCGGCCCGGGCGGACTGCCGCCGCTGCCGCGGGTCGGTGACGAGGTACGGCAGGCCACGCTGTCGGAGTTCCTGACCCAGGCCGCGATCGCGCTCACCGTGGTGGTGTTACTGGCCGCGGTCCTCGGTTGGCTGGTGGCCGGACGGGTGCTCCGGCCGATCCGGACCATCTCGTCCACCGCGCGCCGCCTCTCGGTGGAGAACCTGTCCGAACGCGTGCCGGTCACCGCGCCCACCGACGAGCTCACGACGCTCGCCGGGACGATCAACGGCATGCTGGACCGGATCCAGCAGGGCATCAGCGAGCGCGACCGGGTGCTGCAGAGCCAGCAGCTGTTCACCGCGAACGCGGCCCACGAGCTGCGGACGCCGCTGACCACGATGCGCACCGCCATCGACGTCACCCTCGACGGCCGCCCGGACACCGACGAGCTGCTCGCGATGACCCGCGACATCAAGACCGCGGTCGAACACAGCCAGCGCACCCTCGACGGGCTCCTCGCACTGGCCCGCAGCCAGGCGGGGGCCGGGCCCAAACACTCCGTGGACCTCGGGGACATCGTGACGACCATCCTCGACCACACCGCCGCGGAGGTCCACGCCAAGGAGCTCGTCGTACGCACCGATCTGCTGCCCGCCGTGGTGGCCGGCGTACCGGTCCTGCTCGAGCGGATGGTCGGCAACCTGATCGACAACGCGATCGCCTACAACCACGTGGGTGGCCGGATCGACGTCACGACCGGCTGCGAGGACGGGCACGCCGTACTGCGGATCGCGAACACGGGCCCCGTGATCGCGCCGGACACGGCCCACCGGCTGCTGGAGCCGTTCGTCCGCGGCGACGGCGCCCGCCTGCACACCGAAGGCGGTGCCGGCCTCGGCCTCTCGATCGTCCACAACATCGCCACCGCCCACGGGGCCACTCTCACAGTCGAAGCGGCGCCGACTGGCGGCCTGCGGATCGCCGCGTTCTTTCCCCTCGGGCGGGTACCGGGTGGAGAGGCAACAGTCCGGTGA
- a CDS encoding DUF5994 family protein yields the protein MTASDGRTVFSSTAPSTPRLRLQTGAAAELLDGGWWPRSTDPAAELPGLVLAIDALHGPITRLMLHDSDWDSHPLRLAIAGRLVRVGYFASQPMGLLTGISGSAGARVDLVVIPPDTPPDTAETAMTLAALKGNQIRAQDLVSTANGPSRPTSGFRTAETAPEDVWETDGGHVVVNTTT from the coding sequence ATGACCGCGAGCGACGGCAGAACAGTCTTCTCCTCCACCGCACCGTCGACCCCACGGCTGCGACTGCAGACCGGCGCCGCCGCCGAACTCCTCGACGGTGGCTGGTGGCCCCGCTCGACGGATCCCGCCGCGGAGCTACCCGGCTTGGTCCTGGCCATCGACGCTCTGCACGGGCCGATCACCCGGCTGATGCTCCACGACAGTGACTGGGACAGCCATCCACTCCGTCTGGCCATCGCCGGCCGACTCGTGCGGGTTGGCTACTTCGCCAGCCAGCCCATGGGCCTGCTGACCGGGATATCCGGGAGCGCAGGTGCCCGCGTCGATCTGGTGGTCATCCCGCCTGACACCCCACCGGACACAGCCGAGACCGCGATGACGCTCGCCGCCCTCAAAGGCAACCAGATCCGCGCCCAGGACCTGGTCTCGACTGCGAATGGCCCTTCCCGGCCAACGAGCGGTTTTCGAACAGCCGAGACAGCACCTGAAGACGTATGGGAGACCGACGGCGGTCACGTCGTCGTGAACACCACGACCTGA
- a CDS encoding fatty acid desaturase, with the protein MTSAGSGDSPPVEFQAVGGRFERALIWVFIVLPTLGLLPAIFIAWGGWIGWHDIVLLVVFYVITTTGIGVGYHRCFTHGAFKSRRGLKIALAVAGSLALEGPVIRWVADHRKHHKFSDRDGDPHSPWRYGTSAWAVTKGFVFAHVGWVLWGQDRADPKHYAPDLLADPDLVSISRHFRGLVAISLLAPAVIGGLLDRSWHAAATGFFWGTLVRIALMHHVTFAINSICHVTGDKPFAARDRSGNVWWLAVLSQGESWHNLHHADPTCARHGVLRGQVDINAWYIRLFERFGWAYDVKWPDQERLEKKRTAIA; encoded by the coding sequence ATGACTTCAGCGGGTTCCGGGGATTCGCCCCCTGTCGAGTTCCAGGCCGTGGGCGGCCGGTTCGAGCGGGCACTCATCTGGGTCTTCATCGTCCTGCCCACGCTCGGGCTCCTGCCGGCGATCTTCATCGCCTGGGGCGGCTGGATCGGCTGGCACGACATCGTCCTGCTGGTCGTGTTCTACGTGATCACGACGACCGGCATCGGCGTCGGCTACCACCGGTGCTTCACCCATGGCGCGTTCAAGAGCAGGCGGGGCCTCAAGATCGCCCTCGCGGTCGCCGGCAGCCTGGCGCTCGAAGGACCCGTCATCCGCTGGGTCGCCGACCACCGCAAACATCACAAGTTCTCGGACCGGGACGGCGATCCACACTCGCCCTGGCGCTACGGCACCAGCGCCTGGGCGGTGACCAAGGGATTCGTCTTCGCCCACGTCGGCTGGGTGCTCTGGGGACAGGACCGCGCCGACCCGAAGCACTACGCCCCGGACCTGCTGGCCGACCCCGACCTGGTGTCGATCTCGCGGCACTTCCGCGGGCTCGTCGCGATCTCACTGCTCGCACCGGCGGTCATCGGTGGCCTGTTGGACAGATCGTGGCACGCTGCGGCCACCGGATTCTTCTGGGGGACGCTCGTGCGCATCGCGCTGATGCACCACGTCACGTTCGCCATCAACTCGATCTGCCATGTCACTGGCGACAAACCCTTCGCCGCCCGGGACCGGTCGGGAAACGTCTGGTGGCTGGCCGTACTGAGTCAGGGCGAGTCGTGGCACAACCTCCACCACGCCGACCCCACCTGCGCGCGCCACGGCGTCCTCAGGGGGCAGGTCGACATCAACGCCTGGTACATCCGGCTGTTCGAGCGGTTCGGCTGGGCCTACGACGTCAAATGGCCAGACCAGGAACGCCTTGAGAAAAAGCGCACGGCTATCGCTTGA
- a CDS encoding MFS transporter codes for MNRPGPVTGLAVAWMLASTADNFVMFVLLWIAGPQGWSGAETALLVVAARVPTVVGGVLGGRAVDRFGPVPMLVVDAAARVALMTALAVAGWGQHPSIWVVLGLCAAAGTTPPLAYAASRTLVPRLVDDELLPRANAWLGVGDQVPMVLGAALAGPALGVLGPGRAFLVPAAMMLGVACIAVRLPRHRTAGPRRPAPRTRWVSGPVAGLIALSVVYHFTYGPFESVLPHFTREQLGAGVAGYTVLWVVFGIAALSTVPLAAWLGRSRPGLVNAIGALVWGLVTLPIVAVHSLPPAVAIFALSGAVWGPYSAIETTALQRWVDPAGHGAMFGTQRALLALASPLGAAVGALAVEQVSPATILAVSALSCTAAGAAALWPLARTRSSYGSASGAKSSAARSGRSRT; via the coding sequence GTGAATCGCCCGGGGCCGGTCACCGGACTCGCGGTCGCGTGGATGCTGGCGTCGACGGCCGACAACTTCGTGATGTTCGTGCTGTTGTGGATCGCGGGGCCGCAGGGCTGGTCCGGTGCGGAGACCGCGTTGCTGGTGGTCGCCGCGCGGGTTCCGACGGTCGTCGGCGGTGTGCTCGGCGGACGGGCCGTGGACCGGTTCGGCCCGGTTCCGATGCTGGTTGTGGACGCCGCGGCGCGGGTCGCGCTCATGACGGCGTTGGCTGTGGCCGGATGGGGCCAGCACCCGTCGATCTGGGTCGTACTCGGGCTCTGCGCCGCCGCCGGTACGACGCCGCCGCTGGCCTACGCCGCCTCTCGAACCCTGGTCCCCCGCCTGGTCGACGACGAACTGCTCCCGCGGGCCAACGCGTGGCTGGGAGTCGGCGACCAGGTCCCGATGGTCCTCGGCGCCGCACTCGCCGGACCCGCGCTGGGCGTGCTCGGGCCAGGGAGGGCCTTCCTCGTGCCGGCGGCCATGATGCTGGGAGTCGCGTGCATCGCCGTACGGCTGCCCCGGCACCGTACGGCGGGTCCGCGCCGGCCTGCCCCGCGCACGCGCTGGGTCTCAGGCCCCGTCGCCGGACTGATCGCACTGTCCGTCGTGTACCACTTCACGTACGGACCCTTCGAGAGCGTGCTGCCGCATTTCACCCGCGAGCAATTGGGGGCAGGCGTCGCGGGCTACACAGTGCTGTGGGTGGTCTTCGGGATCGCGGCGCTGTCGACCGTGCCGCTGGCGGCCTGGCTTGGGCGGTCGCGCCCTGGCTTGGTCAACGCGATCGGCGCGCTGGTGTGGGGCCTGGTGACGCTGCCGATCGTCGCCGTCCACAGTCTGCCGCCGGCGGTGGCGATCTTCGCCTTGTCCGGCGCGGTCTGGGGGCCGTACTCCGCCATCGAAACGACGGCGCTGCAACGCTGGGTGGACCCGGCGGGCCACGGCGCGATGTTCGGAACCCAGCGCGCCCTCCTCGCGCTGGCGTCCCCGCTCGGCGCGGCCGTCGGCGCACTCGCCGTGGAACAGGTGTCCCCGGCAACTATCCTCGCAGTCTCCGCGCTGAGCTGTACCGCAGCTGGCGCAGCAGCCCTGTGGCCACTAGCCCGGACTCGAAGTTCCTACGGATCGGCCAGCGGCGCCAAGTCGTCGGCCGCCAGGTCCGGCCGCAGTCGCACGTAG
- a CDS encoding MarR family winged helix-turn-helix transcriptional regulator, whose protein sequence is MTLLGSHEGCSADWLYARIGLTQSGTVRLLDRLERLGYVDRTRRGRVLELRLTPQGRDLLSAWTSARDAASNDVLDALTADERRQLTELLSTALRRTSRVREVADATCRFCDWPACSACPVDESVGASP, encoded by the coding sequence TTGACTCTGCTTGGGAGTCATGAAGGCTGTTCGGCGGACTGGTTGTATGCGCGGATCGGGCTCACCCAGTCGGGGACCGTGCGGCTGCTCGATCGGCTGGAGCGGCTCGGGTATGTCGATCGCACCCGGCGCGGACGTGTTCTCGAACTCAGGCTGACCCCACAGGGCCGGGACCTGCTCTCCGCGTGGACAAGCGCCCGCGACGCGGCCAGCAACGACGTACTGGATGCGCTGACCGCGGACGAGCGGCGGCAGTTGACGGAGCTCCTGTCGACGGCGCTTCGGCGGACGTCGCGGGTGCGGGAGGTCGCCGACGCGACCTGCCGGTTCTGCGACTGGCCGGCGTGCTCCGCGTGTCCGGTCGACGAGTCGGTGGGCGCGTCGCCGTGA